The following proteins come from a genomic window of Nitrospiraceae bacterium:
- a CDS encoding adenylyl-sulfate kinase → MTQHQAFAVWVTGLPASGKSSIVEALKPKLQELGLTVEVLESDVVRRVVTPVPTYSQAERDQFYRTLAFLGARLVAHGVTVVFDATANRRAYREFARRLIPRFLEIAVNCPLNVCMERDKKGTYRKGARGESSTVPGLQEPYEAPASPDLLVDSTKTTPERAADLILEVVLQRMVTPPC, encoded by the coding sequence ATGACACAACATCAAGCTTTCGCCGTCTGGGTCACCGGATTGCCGGCTTCGGGGAAAAGCTCGATCGTCGAGGCCTTGAAACCAAAGCTCCAAGAACTCGGTCTCACTGTCGAGGTCTTAGAGTCGGATGTTGTCCGCCGAGTCGTCACGCCGGTCCCCACGTATTCCCAGGCCGAGCGGGACCAATTCTATCGTACGCTGGCGTTCCTCGGGGCCCGGTTGGTGGCTCATGGGGTCACGGTCGTCTTCGACGCCACGGCCAACCGTCGCGCCTATCGCGAGTTTGCGCGCCGCTTGATTCCTCGCTTCCTCGAGATCGCGGTCAACTGCCCGCTCAATGTGTGTATGGAGCGCGATAAAAAGGGGACCTATCGCAAGGGAGCGCGTGGCGAGTCCTCGACGGTTCCCGGCCTGCAAGAGCCCTATGAAGCGCCTGCCAGCCCCGACTTGCTCGTGGACAGCACGAAGACCACTCCTGAGAGAGCCGCCGACCTCATTCTTGAGGTCGTGCTGCAACGGATGGTCACCCCTCCCTGCTAA
- a CDS encoding phosphotransferase produces the protein MPTLTKQSLERYLRDRFGRRATVVSYGLIGKESSKGLYKQYGYGAPIKVTFRVGRTLRSAVLETMSPGPFGHEHMADRAQAILWDFHSYGRLPHHVKALDVGAFAVKGTLFSIAKAEELFVLTQWEEGTSYHVDLERLAQEASVPTLDRRRTETLARYLAMIHRKKRRDPDLYRRRLRELIGHGECIMGLTDSYPARFEFITEELLRTIEEACNRWRWRLRKRTDRLSQVHGDFHPWNVLFRRGAAFSVLDRSRGEWGEPADDVTSMSINYLFFSLCRSGKLEGALERVFRSFWDIYCEASGDQAVTETAAPFFAFRGLVLASPVWYPKLSVDVRRSIFRFIQNVLDEPRFDPSRVNEYCSA, from the coding sequence ATGCCTACTTTGACGAAACAGTCGCTTGAACGGTACCTCCGAGACCGGTTTGGCCGGCGTGCCACCGTCGTGTCGTACGGTCTGATCGGCAAAGAAAGCTCGAAAGGGTTGTACAAGCAATACGGTTATGGGGCGCCGATCAAAGTCACGTTTCGAGTGGGCCGTACCCTCAGGTCTGCCGTGCTTGAAACAATGAGTCCCGGCCCGTTTGGTCATGAGCACATGGCTGATCGAGCGCAGGCGATATTATGGGATTTTCATTCGTATGGACGGCTTCCTCATCACGTGAAGGCCTTGGATGTTGGCGCCTTTGCGGTGAAAGGAACACTCTTCTCCATCGCCAAGGCGGAGGAGTTGTTCGTGCTCACCCAGTGGGAAGAGGGCACGAGCTATCACGTGGACCTTGAACGACTGGCGCAGGAGGCATCGGTCCCGACACTCGATCGTCGGAGAACGGAAACCTTAGCGCGGTATTTGGCGATGATCCATCGCAAGAAACGGCGGGATCCTGATCTCTACAGGCGGCGCCTGCGGGAGCTGATCGGTCACGGTGAATGCATCATGGGCCTGACCGACAGTTATCCGGCGCGCTTCGAATTCATCACGGAGGAGCTGTTGCGCACGATCGAGGAGGCATGCAACCGCTGGCGGTGGCGTTTGCGCAAGCGGACCGACAGATTGTCGCAAGTCCATGGGGATTTCCACCCGTGGAATGTGTTGTTTCGGCGAGGCGCCGCCTTCTCGGTGTTGGATCGGTCACGAGGAGAGTGGGGGGAGCCGGCCGATGATGTCACGTCGATGAGCATCAATTACCTGTTCTTCTCGCTCTGTCGGTCAGGAAAACTTGAGGGAGCATTGGAACGTGTTTTCAGGTCGTTCTGGGATATCTATTGCGAGGCCAGCGGCGATCAGGCTGTGACGGAAACTGCGGCACCCTTTTTCGCGTTTCGCGGGTTGGTCCTAGCAAGCCCGGTCTGGTATCCCAAGTTGTCTGTCGACGTGCGTCGATCCATTTTCCGCTTCATCCAGAATGTGCTGGACGAGCCGCGGTTCGACCCTTCTCGTGTTAATGAGTATTGTTCCGCATAA
- a CDS encoding universal stress protein, which yields MAEGLFSRILVPVDFSPCSVEAFRMAVSLAEVTQADLLLLHVIDTSALDAFNRLGLLAVPSDTAAQKRRLRHHARLNVRRLLETVEASVVTVRRMILEGAPFVEIAKTTRAEKVDLVVMGSYGGRAGSMEKIFFGSTAEKVVRTAGCPVLTVPLPGKASR from the coding sequence ATGGCAGAAGGCTTGTTCTCAAGAATCCTTGTTCCCGTCGATTTTTCTCCCTGTTCAGTCGAAGCCTTCCGCATGGCTGTGTCACTGGCGGAGGTCACGCAGGCCGATCTCCTCCTTCTTCACGTCATCGACACCAGTGCGCTCGACGCGTTCAATCGGCTTGGTCTCTTGGCTGTTCCCTCCGATACGGCGGCACAGAAGAGGCGGCTTCGACACCATGCCAGGCTGAACGTGCGTCGATTGTTGGAAACTGTCGAGGCATCCGTTGTCACAGTGCGCCGGATGATTCTGGAAGGTGCGCCGTTCGTGGAGATCGCCAAAACGACGCGAGCCGAGAAGGTTGATCTCGTCGTGATGGGCAGCTATGGTGGGCGAGCAGGAAGCATGGAGAAGATTTTCTTCGGCAGCACGGCGGAGAAGGTTGTCCGAACGGCAGGGTGTCCGGTCTTGACGGTGCCCCTACCAGGCAAAGCTAGTCGATGA
- a CDS encoding dienelactone hydrolase family protein, with translation MSASIRAHPSENVTIRSGRVRLDGILGMPEAPLGVVLFAHGSGSGRFSPRNNFVARQLQDGSLATLLIDLLDPMESEDRHKVFDIGLLADRLLLAKAWLAHDPRTAHLRIGYFGASTGAGAALQAAACDPAMIAAVVSRGGRPDLAEPYLSKVTAPTLLIVGGDDEPVIDMNREAYALLRCEKEFVIVPGATHLFEEPGTLEQVADQARQWFQRHLAQPSPRSPRTAGKESSR, from the coding sequence ATGTCGGCATCCATACGAGCACATCCCTCAGAAAACGTCACGATCCGCTCCGGTCGCGTTCGGCTGGACGGTATCTTGGGAATGCCCGAGGCGCCACTCGGTGTTGTCTTGTTCGCCCATGGGAGCGGCAGCGGACGCTTCAGTCCACGGAACAACTTTGTGGCCCGGCAGCTGCAAGATGGCTCTCTCGCGACCCTTCTCATCGATTTGCTCGATCCCATGGAATCAGAGGATCGCCACAAGGTTTTCGACATCGGTCTGCTCGCAGACCGTCTCCTGCTGGCCAAAGCGTGGCTCGCTCACGATCCCCGCACCGCACATCTTCGGATCGGCTACTTCGGCGCCAGCACAGGAGCGGGTGCAGCCTTGCAAGCAGCCGCTTGCGATCCCGCCATGATCGCGGCTGTCGTTTCCCGAGGAGGGCGACCTGACTTGGCTGAGCCTTACCTCTCCAAGGTCACCGCCCCTACGCTTCTGATCGTCGGTGGCGACGACGAGCCGGTGATCGACATGAATCGAGAAGCTTACGCGTTGCTTCGATGCGAGAAGGAATTCGTCATCGTGCCAGGCGCGACGCACTTGTTCGAAGAACCTGGAACGCTCGAACAGGTCGCCGACCAGGCGCGCCAGTGGTTCCAGCGCCATCTTGCGCAGCCTTCTCCACGATCTCCCCGGACAGCAGGAAAGGAGTCCTCCCGATGA
- a CDS encoding DUF2934 domain-containing protein produces MRTTTKKRVAFRSVQGTRSVGSQKPIELPDGMWERISKKAYELWESRGRREGRELEDWLDAETIVMEEIHEARE; encoded by the coding sequence ATGCGAACAACCACCAAAAAGCGGGTGGCCTTCAGGTCCGTACAAGGAACGAGGTCCGTCGGCTCTCAGAAGCCGATTGAACTGCCGGACGGCATGTGGGAGCGGATTTCGAAGAAGGCCTATGAATTGTGGGAATCGAGAGGGCGTCGGGAGGGGAGGGAACTCGAAGACTGGCTCGACGCAGAAACGATCGTCATGGAAGAGATTCATGAAGCTCGCGAGTGA
- a CDS encoding NAD(P)H-dependent oxidoreductase subunit E produces the protein MTTRHHQTLEEVLESCRPVPPARPNILQVLLAVQEVFGCVPEKVVPRIARALGVTDAQVAGVLSYYPDLRTASPGRCVVQICMGESCTANHGERVLRTIQDQLLVDVGETTPGGRFTLEKIYCVGNCAVSPTVIVGEDLYGRVTPSQIPSILEPAKK, from the coding sequence ATGACGACACGACACCACCAGACTCTGGAAGAGGTGCTGGAGTCCTGCCGGCCGGTCCCGCCGGCCAGACCCAACATCCTTCAGGTCCTCCTTGCGGTTCAGGAGGTGTTCGGCTGTGTCCCGGAGAAGGTGGTGCCTCGGATTGCGCGTGCGCTGGGAGTGACGGACGCACAGGTCGCAGGAGTGCTGTCCTACTACCCCGATCTTCGCACCGCATCACCGGGGCGGTGTGTGGTTCAGATCTGCATGGGTGAGTCTTGCACGGCGAACCACGGAGAGCGGGTGCTTCGTACCATCCAGGATCAGCTGCTGGTCGACGTCGGAGAGACCACGCCCGGAGGGCGGTTTACGCTCGAGAAAATATACTGTGTCGGGAATTGTGCCGTCTCTCCGACCGTGATCGTCGGCGAGGACCTCTATGGACGAGTGACGCCTTCGCAGATTCCTTCGATTCTGGAACCGGCGAAAAAATGA
- a CDS encoding universal stress protein yields the protein MINRLHILFATDFSRWATGAEAYACCLASVWRADLTVMTVLEFPPGLNPDYPVNHMYLSELMKTATSQMADLKARVSARGISIHTRIATGIPSEELIAAAKAEDSDLVVVGTKGKTGLEHVLVGSTAERVIRTAPCPVLAVRTERRNGEGGGTDPCRGVSLERILVPIDFSDCSLDALEYAVQVAQRSGASIRLLHVLEPVSYGLDFSLLHVAKQEKMREVIRGRLSDLAKALSKARVKTDVELYGGLPPDSILDRAKTMPADLIVMGTHGRRGLSHTISGSVAETVVRKSSCPVLTVRSPKFSAGHRRVVPPIELPETSIS from the coding sequence ATGATAAATCGATTGCACATTCTCTTCGCCACTGACTTTTCCCGTTGGGCTACAGGAGCGGAAGCCTACGCCTGTTGCCTGGCGTCTGTCTGGAGAGCGGACCTCACGGTCATGACCGTCTTAGAGTTTCCGCCTGGGCTCAATCCGGACTACCCCGTCAATCACATGTACTTGTCCGAACTGATGAAGACAGCGACGTCGCAAATGGCGGACCTGAAAGCGCGGGTCTCCGCTCGGGGAATCTCAATCCACACGCGTATTGCGACGGGGATTCCGAGCGAGGAATTGATCGCTGCAGCCAAAGCCGAAGACTCGGACCTGGTTGTTGTCGGTACCAAGGGGAAAACCGGCCTTGAGCATGTGCTCGTGGGAAGCACTGCAGAACGGGTGATCCGCACGGCTCCCTGCCCGGTCCTCGCGGTCCGGACGGAGCGGCGTAACGGCGAAGGGGGCGGGACGGATCCCTGCAGAGGTGTGAGCCTGGAGCGGATCCTTGTGCCGATCGATTTTTCGGATTGTTCGCTCGATGCGCTGGAGTATGCGGTTCAGGTGGCACAACGCTCCGGGGCATCGATCAGGTTGCTCCATGTTCTGGAACCAGTCTCATACGGATTGGATTTCTCGCTTCTCCATGTGGCGAAGCAGGAAAAGATGCGAGAGGTGATCCGTGGACGGCTGTCGGATCTGGCCAAGGCACTCAGTAAGGCGCGGGTGAAGACCGACGTCGAACTTTATGGTGGTCTCCCGCCCGATTCAATTCTCGATCGGGCCAAGACGATGCCGGCGGACCTCATCGTGATGGGCACACATGGTCGACGCGGTCTGTCTCATACGATCAGCGGTAGTGTCGCGGAGACCGTGGTCCGGAAATCATCGTGCCCTGTGCTGACGGTGCGCAGCCCGAAGTTCTCGGCCGGCCATCGTCGCGTGGTGCCACCGATTGAATTGCCGGAAACGAGCATTTCATAA
- a CDS encoding universal stress protein translates to MNTLLAVDGSDYSYEAVRALKYFRRADMLTVLHVLNVPRPAYPMMVPEVADELYRTVENGMKEDGQRLLDRIESLLPASAGPVTKRLEVGSPAEVIVREAEQRKVDLILMGARGVGPIKEQLFGSVSHRVLTLASATTCILNGPLKALHHVLVPLQGPYDAEAAVRFFGTKPFRDLVELTLLTVFPSTTPPWPVDAVTAASMEKQGLESAKNFLDAIAPKLTALGYKTRTLAVLGAPATMILREASKLKPDLIVTGTHGHKGLSRFVFGSVAHALLHSASYPVLVYR, encoded by the coding sequence ATGAATACCCTCTTGGCAGTCGACGGATCAGACTATTCGTATGAGGCCGTCAGGGCTCTAAAATACTTCCGTCGGGCTGACATGCTCACGGTTCTCCATGTGCTGAATGTCCCGAGGCCGGCTTACCCGATGATGGTCCCGGAAGTCGCCGACGAACTGTATCGCACGGTTGAGAACGGCATGAAGGAAGACGGTCAGCGGCTCCTGGATCGTATTGAGTCGTTGTTACCTGCCAGCGCCGGCCCTGTTACCAAACGTCTGGAAGTTGGTTCGCCGGCCGAGGTGATTGTGAGAGAAGCTGAACAACGGAAGGTGGATTTAATTCTCATGGGAGCTCGCGGCGTGGGCCCCATCAAGGAACAGCTGTTCGGGAGCGTTTCCCATCGCGTCTTGACCCTGGCCTCGGCCACCACGTGCATCCTGAACGGGCCGCTCAAGGCCCTGCACCACGTGTTGGTTCCGCTCCAAGGTCCATACGACGCAGAAGCGGCGGTGCGATTCTTTGGCACGAAGCCATTTCGCGACCTCGTGGAGCTCACACTTTTGACCGTGTTTCCGTCGACGACACCGCCGTGGCCGGTCGACGCAGTGACGGCGGCATCCATGGAGAAGCAGGGGCTGGAGAGCGCTAAGAACTTCCTCGACGCCATCGCCCCGAAGCTCACCGCACTCGGGTACAAGACACGAACACTCGCCGTGTTGGGGGCTCCGGCGACGATGATCCTACGCGAAGCGTCGAAACTGAAGCCCGATCTGATCGTCACGGGCACGCATGGACACAAGGGGCTCTCGCGGTTCGTGTTTGGCAGCGTCGCCCATGCCTTGCTCCACTCAGCCAGCTACCCAGTGCTCGTGTACCGTTAG
- a CDS encoding NADH-ubiquinone oxidoreductase-F iron-sulfur binding region domain-containing protein, with translation MKTTRLYLANDTSARAAGAGRLADAWKERPEVQLVRTSARGAFYLEPIVEQDSPRGRLAWFNVLPNDLPRIEFGLEGTLVDSIPFLRQQTRHTFANFGVTEPLAIDEYQSQGGFKGLAAAMNMSEAAVIEEIKISRLRGRGGAAFPVWNKWQIARQTEADEKYVVANADEGDAGTYCDRMIMEGDPFRLIEGMLICARAIGATKGYVYCRHEYPAAAATLRTAIRKAMEEGLLEFNGASFEIEVIVGAGSYVCGEETALLESLEGRRGVVRAKPPYPAVAGLYGRPTIVSNVLTFATIPNILARGGAWHASMGTERSRGTIALQIGGRVKQPGLVEIPFGQTLRQVLEQFSGGMAAGSRFKAVQVGGPLGSLFPESKLDIPICYDAFAEAGAILGHGGIVVYDQDTDMVELARHFMAFTADESCGKCTPCRVGSVRGREILERIQAGEGSTDDLAVLHDLGDTMKAASLCALGGRAPYPVLTAIEHFGDEFRKKLSAFSRQQ, from the coding sequence ATGAAAACGACGCGCCTTTATCTTGCCAACGACACATCGGCTCGTGCGGCAGGGGCCGGTCGTCTTGCCGATGCCTGGAAGGAACGTCCGGAGGTACAGCTGGTCCGCACCTCTGCCCGCGGGGCTTTCTATCTCGAGCCAATAGTAGAACAGGATTCTCCACGCGGACGGCTGGCCTGGTTTAACGTCTTGCCGAACGATCTTCCCCGAATTGAATTCGGTCTCGAAGGCACGCTGGTCGACTCGATTCCGTTCTTGCGGCAACAAACCCGACACACGTTTGCAAACTTCGGCGTGACCGAACCGCTGGCGATCGATGAATACCAGTCGCAGGGGGGATTCAAGGGACTTGCTGCTGCGATGAACATGTCTGAGGCAGCCGTGATCGAGGAGATCAAAATTTCCCGGCTCCGCGGGCGTGGCGGTGCGGCGTTTCCCGTGTGGAACAAATGGCAGATTGCCCGGCAGACGGAAGCCGATGAGAAGTACGTGGTGGCCAACGCGGATGAAGGGGATGCCGGCACCTACTGTGATCGTATGATCATGGAAGGGGATCCCTTCAGGCTGATCGAAGGCATGTTGATCTGCGCGCGCGCGATCGGAGCCACAAAGGGGTATGTCTACTGTCGTCATGAATATCCCGCAGCGGCCGCCACGTTGCGAACGGCGATTCGCAAAGCGATGGAAGAAGGACTCCTGGAATTCAACGGAGCTTCCTTCGAGATCGAGGTAATAGTTGGTGCCGGCTCGTACGTGTGCGGAGAAGAGACAGCGCTCTTGGAATCGCTGGAAGGGCGACGCGGCGTCGTGCGGGCCAAGCCGCCTTATCCCGCCGTGGCAGGCCTGTATGGACGTCCGACGATCGTCAGCAATGTGCTCACCTTCGCGACGATTCCGAACATTCTCGCTCGCGGGGGAGCCTGGCATGCGTCGATGGGAACCGAGCGGTCGCGGGGCACGATCGCGTTGCAGATCGGTGGGCGTGTGAAGCAGCCGGGGCTCGTTGAAATTCCATTCGGACAGACGTTGCGCCAGGTGCTGGAACAATTTAGCGGCGGCATGGCCGCCGGTTCCCGATTCAAGGCGGTCCAAGTCGGCGGGCCGCTCGGGAGTCTGTTTCCTGAGTCAAAACTCGACATCCCGATTTGTTACGACGCCTTCGCAGAGGCCGGTGCCATTCTCGGCCACGGCGGCATCGTGGTCTACGATCAGGATACAGACATGGTGGAGTTGGCGCGGCATTTCATGGCCTTTACCGCGGATGAATCCTGTGGCAAATGCACGCCCTGCCGGGTCGGTTCTGTGCGGGGACGCGAAATTCTGGAACGGATCCAAGCCGGTGAAGGGAGTACGGACGATCTTGCGGTGCTCCATGACCTGGGGGACACGATGAAGGCCGCGAGCCTCTGTGCGCTCGGTGGTCGCGCGCCGTACCCGGTGTTAACAGCGATCGAACATTTTGGAGATGAGTTTAGGAAGAAGCTATCAGCCTTCAGCCGTCAGCAGTGA